From the genome of Polyangiaceae bacterium, one region includes:
- a CDS encoding ribbon-helix-helix domain-containing protein yields MSRKKVSTTIYITPEQAERLKLLHDRTKVPIAVYIREGIDMVLKHYEHVLPGQMSLEATVQQKK; encoded by the coding sequence ATGTCGCGAAAGAAAGTCTCGACGACCATCTACATCACGCCCGAGCAGGCTGAGCGCCTGAAGCTCTTGCACGATCGGACCAAGGTCCCCATCGCGGTCTACATCCGCGAAGGCATCGACATGGTTCTGAAGCACTACGAGCACGTCTTGCCGGGACAAATGAGTCTCGAGGCGACGGTGCAGCAAAAGAAGTAA
- a CDS encoding insulinase family protein, which translates to MGVIVEPSQALPLVSVIVAFRSGSAHDPAGREGLARLTGRMLRRGAEGWTSEAIEETIDLLGGELGVDVSPSATLVHFEVIKRSLEPFLDIVATVLSRPVFDVGELERLKREAIAEIVESRDSDGLLCARAFRRTIFAGHPYGRRISGQIATLKEMQRDDIVKFYKTHYTQSNAHVVVSGDVDVEEGNAIAEKLLERLPVGDRIEDPVPPPKPPTGRRLIFVDKPERTQMQMVVGGLGTHPTDEDHIPLLVANTAFGGTFTSRLMQEIRAKRGLSYGTSSRLGVDRQRDSFMMWAAPKATDGALCLSLMLDLLHGVRDGGITADELSFVKKYLIRSHAFEVDTARKRAHRKLDAVLFDLPDGYYERQNELIEAVTLDEANAALRNRLSEDDMIIAVVGTHADIGKTITDAIPRLAGVEVCPFDLE; encoded by the coding sequence ATGGGTGTCATCGTCGAACCGAGTCAGGCGCTGCCTTTGGTGAGCGTCATCGTTGCATTTCGATCGGGCTCTGCGCACGATCCGGCGGGGCGCGAGGGGCTTGCGCGATTGACGGGGCGAATGTTGCGTCGGGGTGCCGAGGGGTGGACGTCCGAAGCGATTGAAGAAACAATCGATTTGCTGGGTGGCGAGCTCGGTGTCGACGTGTCTCCGAGCGCGACGCTGGTGCATTTCGAGGTTATCAAGCGGTCGCTGGAACCGTTTTTGGACATCGTGGCGACGGTGCTTTCGCGACCGGTGTTCGACGTGGGCGAGCTCGAACGGCTGAAGCGCGAGGCGATTGCGGAAATCGTCGAATCGCGAGACAGTGACGGGCTGCTTTGTGCGCGAGCGTTTCGGCGGACGATTTTTGCGGGGCATCCGTATGGTCGGCGTATATCGGGGCAAATCGCGACGCTGAAGGAGATGCAGCGGGACGACATCGTCAAGTTTTACAAGACGCACTACACGCAATCGAATGCGCACGTCGTCGTTTCAGGGGACGTGGATGTCGAAGAAGGCAATGCGATTGCAGAGAAATTGCTCGAACGGCTTCCGGTAGGGGACCGAATCGAGGATCCCGTGCCGCCGCCGAAGCCTCCGACGGGCCGGAGGCTCATCTTTGTGGACAAACCCGAACGTACACAAATGCAGATGGTCGTAGGGGGACTCGGGACGCACCCGACGGATGAAGACCACATCCCGCTGCTCGTTGCGAATACGGCCTTCGGCGGGACGTTCACGTCGCGACTGATGCAGGAGATCCGCGCGAAGCGAGGGCTCTCGTATGGGACGTCGTCGCGTCTCGGCGTCGACCGTCAAAGGGATTCGTTCATGATGTGGGCAGCGCCGAAGGCGACCGATGGAGCATTGTGTTTGTCGCTGATGCTCGACCTATTGCATGGCGTGCGCGATGGGGGCATTACGGCGGACGAGCTATCGTTCGTGAAGAAGTACTTGATCCGGTCGCATGCATTCGAGGTGGATACGGCGCGAAAGCGTGCGCATCGAAAACTGGATGCTGTGCTGTTCGATTTGCCGGACGGGTACTACGAACGGCAGAACGAGTTGATTGAGGCTGTGACGCTGGACGAGGCGAACGCGGCGTTGAGAAACCGTTTGTCCGAGGATGACATGATCATTGCGGTGGTCGGGACGCATGCCGATATTGGGAAGACCATTACGGATGCGATTCCGCGGCTTGCAGGCGTCGAGGTCTGTCCGTTCGACCTCGAGTGA
- a CDS encoding rRNA pseudouridine synthase, producing the protein MEERLQKIIARSGLTSRRAAEDLITAGRVRVNGRIITELGAKADPRKDRIEVDGTRLVAEPFVYLVLHKPKNVVSTLRDPEGRPTVGEYVRGVGARVYPIGRLDFATSGVLLMTNDGDFSNGLLHPRGGVPKTYIVKVHGIMDEQDVLVWRKGVELEDGKTLPADVHVLRHEGDKTWLEVTLREGRNQQIRRMGDATRFPVMRLARTSFAGVTSEGLLPGKWRLLTVDELMEIRKQFGVPRRVKAAAAQQDLSRLQSRPRPTARAPRGRSDEERSPRQTSKAPRHPASKGAAPRPRTDDERPKRGPTNRQASTRPRRDRP; encoded by the coding sequence ATGGAAGAGCGGCTGCAAAAAATCATCGCCCGATCGGGGCTGACATCACGACGCGCCGCGGAAGACTTGATCACCGCCGGCCGAGTCCGCGTGAACGGACGCATCATCACGGAGCTCGGCGCCAAGGCCGACCCGCGCAAGGACCGTATCGAAGTTGACGGAACGCGGCTCGTCGCCGAGCCTTTCGTGTACCTCGTCCTTCACAAGCCGAAGAACGTCGTCTCGACGCTTCGCGATCCCGAGGGTCGCCCGACCGTGGGCGAATACGTGCGAGGTGTCGGGGCCCGCGTGTATCCCATCGGGCGCCTCGACTTCGCCACGAGCGGCGTTCTGCTCATGACCAACGACGGCGACTTTTCCAACGGACTGCTGCATCCGCGCGGCGGCGTGCCCAAGACGTACATCGTCAAAGTTCACGGCATCATGGATGAACAAGACGTGCTCGTGTGGCGCAAAGGTGTCGAGCTCGAGGACGGCAAGACGCTGCCGGCCGATGTGCACGTCCTCCGGCACGAGGGCGACAAGACGTGGCTCGAAGTCACGCTCCGCGAAGGGCGAAACCAGCAAATTCGTCGTATGGGTGATGCGACGCGTTTTCCAGTCATGCGTTTGGCTCGCACAAGCTTCGCGGGCGTCACGTCCGAAGGACTGTTGCCCGGAAAGTGGCGGCTGCTCACGGTCGACGAGCTGATGGAGATTCGAAAGCAGTTCGGTGTACCGAGGCGAGTGAAAGCAGCAGCCGCACAGCAGGATCTCTCGCGCCTGCAGAGTCGACCTCGCCCTACTGCGCGCGCGCCGCGTGGCCGCAGCGACGAAGAGCGTTCGCCTCGACAAACAAGCAAGGCTCCGCGCCATCCAGCAAGCAAGGGCGCCGCTCCGCGTCCACGCACCGATGACGAACGACCGAAACGAGGCCCGACCAATCGACAAGCCTCCACAAGGCCGCGCCGAGACCGCCCGTAG
- the amrB gene encoding AmmeMemoRadiSam system protein B: METNSHPRLRSIETIFVLHDAFGRALMLRDGEGIAPTALAIRGDLAPVVMSMDGTRSIDALARQASSIAGQTIDAAVVRQLVAELDAAYFLDSPRYLERRREVVAAFKSRSERPAQHAGSAYHADPKALRRFIENDCLAKAARVARRPRMVGLCAPHMDLWRASVGYGHAYAALSESLPDEVDTIFVLGTSHMPMRQPFAVCDKPFATPLGAMSPDREAIAWLASRARFDVKEDEYLHKGEHSLEFQIVFLRHLLGARPVRIVPILCGLGRVISAAQEPSRDAATESFLVALRELVERRRERSFVVMGADLAHVGPRFGDARPLHAPERDALAKRDHESITRMVERDARGFYFHVREDLHARRVCGLGPIYTALRVLPEGTMGEVLHYDQCVDPQEGSIVSHASVGFYR, from the coding sequence ATGGAGACGAACAGTCACCCGCGGCTTCGTTCGATCGAGACCATTTTCGTTCTTCATGATGCGTTCGGTCGAGCGCTGATGTTGAGGGACGGGGAGGGGATTGCTCCGACGGCGCTCGCCATTCGAGGTGATCTCGCGCCTGTTGTGATGAGCATGGATGGCACGAGATCGATCGACGCGTTGGCTCGGCAGGCCAGTTCGATTGCAGGTCAAACGATTGACGCAGCGGTCGTGAGGCAGCTCGTCGCCGAGCTAGACGCTGCGTACTTTTTGGATTCGCCGCGTTATTTGGAAAGGCGGCGTGAGGTCGTTGCTGCGTTCAAGTCTCGGAGTGAACGACCGGCGCAGCACGCGGGCAGTGCGTATCACGCTGATCCGAAAGCGCTGCGGCGGTTCATCGAGAACGACTGTTTGGCAAAGGCAGCGCGAGTTGCACGTCGCCCGCGCATGGTGGGGCTCTGCGCTCCGCACATGGATCTTTGGCGAGCATCGGTGGGTTACGGTCATGCGTACGCGGCGCTCTCCGAATCGTTGCCAGACGAAGTGGACACGATCTTCGTACTCGGCACGTCCCACATGCCGATGCGACAACCTTTCGCCGTCTGCGACAAACCATTCGCCACGCCGCTTGGCGCGATGTCTCCTGATCGCGAGGCGATTGCATGGCTTGCGTCGCGAGCTCGCTTCGACGTCAAAGAAGACGAGTACCTGCACAAAGGTGAACACTCGCTCGAGTTTCAAATCGTGTTCTTGCGCCACTTGCTCGGTGCAAGGCCGGTGCGGATCGTGCCCATTTTATGCGGCTTGGGACGTGTGATCTCAGCCGCGCAGGAGCCTTCGAGAGATGCGGCAACCGAGTCGTTCCTCGTTGCACTGCGTGAGCTCGTCGAGCGTCGCAGGGAGCGCAGTTTCGTCGTGATGGGTGCGGATCTCGCGCATGTGGGACCTCGCTTCGGCGACGCGAGACCGCTACATGCACCCGAGCGTGATGCGCTTGCGAAGCGTGACCACGAGTCCATCACGCGGATGGTCGAGCGTGATGCGCGTGGGTTTTACTTTCACGTCCGCGAGGACCTGCATGCGCGGCGCGTGTGCGGACTTGGTCCGATTTACACGGCGCTGCGCGTTTTACCCGAAGGAACGATGGGCGAAGTGTTGCACTACGATCAGTGCGTCGATCCTCAGGAAGGATCGATCGTGAGTCACGCGTCGGTAGGGTTTTACCGTTGA
- a CDS encoding AAA family ATPase: MSAPLHERLRQLANTLERQFLGKDEIIRLLMISVVAGEHCALLGPPGTAKSALIRSLAELMQAQYFEYLLTRFTEPNEIFGPVDIVAFREGTYRRNTQGMLPEAEIVFLDEVFKANSAILNTLLTLLNERKFTSGGKVMRCPLISVFAASNEVPGDETLNAIFDRFLLRVHSDNLDAYHFNELLQRGIQHEIRQMSGEGLRPVVAARELADLGKSFGGRMNFSDSFLSAYKGIVFQIRAEGISLSDRRVVKMLKLFAASAYLDGRSTTDPSDFFVLKHIWNNQDQAAILEGVVQPVLEAFFREHPDRRRVGALGVGVDALAAEIDRIRQLLTGGAALGDVQLFSQLKALGEIKTALASVTDPRARELEKRVAQLLEASFRTGRFSQL, from the coding sequence ATGTCCGCGCCTCTGCACGAGCGACTCAGGCAACTCGCCAACACACTCGAACGACAATTTCTCGGCAAAGACGAAATCATTCGTCTGCTGATGATCTCGGTCGTCGCCGGTGAACACTGCGCTTTGCTCGGCCCACCGGGCACTGCAAAAAGCGCCCTCATCCGGTCGCTCGCCGAGCTCATGCAAGCGCAGTACTTCGAGTACTTGCTCACGCGTTTTACGGAACCGAACGAGATCTTCGGACCGGTCGACATCGTTGCCTTCCGCGAAGGCACCTACCGTCGCAACACGCAAGGCATGCTGCCCGAAGCCGAGATCGTTTTTCTCGACGAAGTCTTCAAGGCGAACAGCGCCATCCTCAATACGCTGCTCACGCTGCTCAACGAACGCAAGTTCACGAGCGGCGGCAAGGTCATGCGCTGTCCGCTCATCAGCGTGTTCGCCGCGTCGAACGAAGTGCCCGGAGACGAAACGCTCAACGCCATCTTCGACCGCTTTCTCCTCCGCGTGCACTCGGACAACCTCGACGCGTATCACTTCAACGAATTGCTCCAGCGCGGCATCCAGCACGAGATCCGTCAGATGTCCGGCGAAGGGCTTCGACCGGTCGTTGCAGCACGAGAACTTGCGGACTTGGGCAAGAGCTTCGGCGGAAGGATGAACTTCTCCGACAGCTTCTTGTCTGCCTACAAGGGCATCGTTTTTCAGATCAGGGCCGAGGGCATTTCCCTCTCCGATCGCCGCGTCGTGAAGATGCTCAAGCTGTTCGCAGCCAGTGCTTATCTCGACGGACGCTCGACGACCGACCCGAGCGATTTCTTTGTGCTCAAACACATTTGGAACAACCAAGATCAAGCCGCGATTTTGGAAGGTGTGGTGCAGCCCGTGCTCGAAGCGTTTTTCCGGGAACACCCGGATCGACGTCGCGTCGGAGCGCTCGGTGTCGGCGTCGATGCGCTCGCGGCCGAGATCGATCGCATTCGCCAACTGCTCACAGGTGGTGCTGCGCTCGGCGACGTGCAGCTCTTCAGCCAGTTGAAGGCGCTCGGCGAAATCAAGACGGCGCTCGCGTCCGTGACCGATCCGCGCGCACGAGAACTCGAGAAGCGCGTCGCGCAGCTTCTCGAAGCTTCGTTTCGTACGGGGCGTTTTTCGCAGCTTTAG
- a CDS encoding insulinase family protein, with product MHTASVLKPGTRVRKGPFAELLTELNRHESPHAWAEHDGTIAFGPSMRVERFVLGNGLRVLVLEDHVAPVICLQTWFGVGSRHEREGKTGIAHLFEHLMFGETETTPHGAFDRMLEEAGAETNAATYLDWTFYHTNLPAEALELTLRLEANRMSQLVLREPQVTSEKDVVANERRQRVDDDVDGSISEALYKEAFREHGYKHPTIGWMDDILGFTTDDCVEFYKTYYSPNNATMVVVGDVDIGQVLRLVQETYGHMPPAEIPVEDVRPEPPQMEERRLSMTKPTPTHKLAIGYKSPALGDFDHAPLVLLNEILFGGRSSRAHRELVQKQEIASEVRAYVGSFRDPGLYDVFLSAREGHTAAELLTAIDEILDRVKAEPVSEAELAKAKGRVEFALLQGLETVSGKAEQIGFYQTVLGDPGAIFDRIAVYRRVTSSDLLRVARRYLVRTARTVIEVFPDGTSDEEMADGVDDGEEEEVAS from the coding sequence ATGCACACAGCTTCCGTTTTGAAACCAGGCACGCGCGTCCGTAAAGGGCCGTTCGCGGAATTGCTCACCGAGCTGAACCGTCACGAGTCGCCTCATGCATGGGCCGAGCACGATGGCACCATCGCCTTCGGTCCATCGATGCGCGTCGAGCGGTTTGTCCTGGGCAATGGTCTGCGCGTGCTGGTGCTCGAGGATCACGTCGCGCCGGTCATTTGCCTTCAAACTTGGTTCGGCGTCGGGTCGCGCCACGAACGTGAAGGCAAGACGGGAATCGCGCATCTATTCGAGCACTTGATGTTCGGCGAAACGGAAACGACGCCGCATGGAGCTTTCGATCGAATGCTCGAAGAAGCCGGCGCTGAAACGAACGCCGCCACGTACCTCGATTGGACGTTTTACCATACGAACCTTCCCGCCGAAGCGCTGGAGCTGACGCTGCGTCTCGAGGCCAATCGCATGTCGCAGCTCGTCTTGCGCGAACCTCAAGTGACCAGCGAAAAAGACGTCGTTGCGAACGAGAGGCGACAGCGTGTCGACGACGACGTGGATGGATCGATCAGCGAAGCGCTTTACAAGGAAGCGTTTCGCGAGCACGGCTATAAGCATCCGACGATTGGCTGGATGGACGATATCCTGGGTTTTACCACGGATGATTGCGTCGAGTTTTACAAGACATACTATTCGCCCAACAATGCGACGATGGTGGTCGTGGGGGATGTGGACATTGGGCAGGTCTTGCGATTGGTGCAGGAAACCTACGGTCACATGCCACCGGCGGAAATTCCGGTCGAGGACGTTCGTCCCGAGCCTCCGCAGATGGAGGAGCGGCGGCTTTCGATGACGAAACCGACGCCGACGCACAAACTTGCAATCGGGTACAAGTCGCCGGCGCTCGGGGATTTCGATCACGCGCCGCTGGTGCTCTTGAACGAGATCTTGTTTGGCGGTCGTTCGTCGCGTGCGCACCGGGAGCTCGTGCAAAAACAAGAAATTGCATCGGAAGTGCGCGCCTACGTGGGCAGCTTTCGCGATCCGGGGCTTTACGACGTCTTTCTCTCGGCGAGAGAAGGCCATACGGCGGCCGAGCTCTTGACGGCAATCGACGAGATATTGGACCGGGTGAAAGCGGAGCCTGTTTCGGAAGCTGAGCTTGCGAAGGCGAAAGGGCGCGTGGAATTTGCGCTTTTGCAGGGGCTCGAGACCGTGAGCGGAAAAGCCGAGCAAATTGGGTTTTACCAAACGGTACTGGGAGATCCGGGAGCGATATTCGATCGCATTGCGGTGTATCGGCGCGTGACGTCGAGTGACCTCTTGCGGGTAGCTCGGCGGTATTTGGTGCGCACGGCTCGGACGGTGATCGAGGTTTTTCCGGACGGTACGTCGGACGAAGAAATGGCAGACGGCGTAGACGATGGTGAGGAAGAAGAGGTAGCGTCGTGA
- the lepA gene encoding elongation factor 4, with the protein MPVEPKHIRNFSIIAHIDHGKSTLADRILEFTGALSAREKQDQFLDKMEIERERGITIKAQTVRLDYTANDGQKYRLHLIDTPGHVDFNYEVSRSLSACEGALLVVDASQGVEAQTLANVFLALDNNLEIIPVLNKIDLPSADVDRTKREIEDVIGLDCAGAIPASAKTGLGIKDILEAVVARVPAPKGDVSGTLRALIFDSWYDSYRGAVVMIRVVDGVIRKGQKVRFMATGRDYEITEMGVFSPHATPITELGPGEVGFVAGNIKSVTDTKIGDTVTDAVHPSKVALPGFKDVKPMVFAGVFPTDSAQYEDLRDALSKLHMNDAAFVYEPDTSEALGFGFRCGFLGLLHMEIIQERLEREYNLDLITTAPSVVYHVHMNDGTMKPIENPARLPAPQYVDHIEEPIYRVTIHVPATYVGAVLALCQDRRGEQKSLQYASADRVIIAYDMPLSEVLFDFHDKLKSVSRGYASMDYELVGYQAADLIKLDMLVNGEPLDALSVIVHKEKSYQRGRDLAVKLKDIVPRQQYEVAIQAAIGSKVIARTTVKAMRKDVTAKCYGGDISRKRKLLEKQKEGKKRMKMVGSVEIPQEAFLAILKVD; encoded by the coding sequence ATGCCCGTCGAACCCAAGCACATCCGCAACTTCTCCATCATCGCGCACATCGATCACGGCAAATCCACGCTTGCCGATCGCATCCTCGAATTCACCGGGGCGCTTTCCGCACGCGAGAAACAAGACCAGTTTCTCGACAAGATGGAAATCGAGCGAGAACGAGGAATCACCATCAAGGCCCAAACCGTGCGCCTCGACTACACGGCAAACGATGGGCAGAAGTACCGCCTGCACCTCATCGACACGCCAGGACACGTCGACTTCAACTACGAAGTTTCACGAAGTCTTTCGGCATGCGAGGGCGCGCTGCTCGTCGTCGATGCATCGCAGGGCGTCGAAGCGCAAACGCTCGCCAACGTGTTCCTCGCGCTCGACAACAACCTCGAGATCATCCCGGTGCTCAACAAGATCGATCTGCCCTCGGCGGACGTCGATCGCACCAAGCGCGAAATCGAAGACGTCATTGGCCTCGATTGTGCCGGTGCCATTCCCGCGAGCGCAAAGACGGGCCTTGGCATCAAGGACATCCTCGAAGCGGTCGTCGCACGCGTACCTGCTCCGAAGGGCGATGTGAGCGGCACGCTGCGCGCGCTCATTTTCGATAGCTGGTACGACAGCTACCGCGGCGCAGTCGTCATGATTCGTGTCGTCGATGGCGTGATCCGCAAAGGCCAGAAAGTTCGCTTCATGGCGACGGGCCGCGACTACGAAATCACGGAAATGGGCGTGTTTTCCCCACACGCTACGCCCATCACCGAGCTCGGTCCCGGGGAAGTCGGGTTTGTCGCGGGCAATATCAAGAGCGTGACGGACACGAAAATCGGCGACACCGTGACCGACGCGGTACATCCGTCGAAAGTCGCTCTACCCGGATTCAAAGACGTCAAACCGATGGTCTTTGCCGGCGTGTTCCCCACCGACTCGGCGCAATACGAAGACCTCCGCGACGCGTTATCGAAGCTGCACATGAACGATGCAGCATTCGTCTACGAGCCCGACACGTCCGAAGCGCTCGGATTCGGGTTCCGCTGCGGATTTCTGGGCCTCTTGCACATGGAAATCATCCAGGAGCGGCTCGAGCGCGAATACAACCTGGACCTCATCACGACCGCGCCGAGCGTCGTGTACCACGTGCACATGAACGACGGCACGATGAAGCCCATCGAGAACCCGGCTCGTCTGCCCGCGCCGCAATACGTCGATCACATCGAAGAGCCGATCTACCGCGTCACGATCCACGTGCCCGCAACGTACGTCGGTGCCGTGCTGGCGCTCTGTCAGGATCGGCGCGGCGAGCAAAAGTCGCTGCAATACGCGTCGGCCGATCGCGTGATCATCGCGTACGACATGCCGCTCAGCGAAGTGCTCTTCGACTTCCACGACAAGCTGAAGAGCGTCTCGCGCGGTTATGCGTCGATGGACTACGAGCTCGTGGGGTACCAGGCAGCCGACTTGATAAAGCTCGACATGCTCGTGAACGGCGAGCCGCTCGATGCGTTGAGCGTCATCGTGCACAAGGAAAAGTCGTATCAGCGAGGCCGCGATCTTGCCGTGAAGCTGAAAGACATCGTGCCGCGACAGCAGTACGAAGTGGCCATTCAAGCGGCGATTGGATCGAAGGTCATTGCGCGGACGACCGTGAAGGCCATGCGCAAAGACGTCACCGCGAAGTGCTACGGCGGCGACATCTCGCGTAAGCGCAAGCTCCTCGAGAAACAGAAAGAGGGCAAGAAGCGCATGAAGATGGTGGGCAGCGTCGAGATTCCGCAAGAAGCGTTTCTCGCGATTCTGAAAGTGGATTGA
- a CDS encoding cupin domain-containing protein — translation MRRVDKPWGHELIWAETPRYVGKLLHILAGHRLSRQYHRVKEETLLIQSGEMDLEVGPSEAIEKRRMVKGDVFHVRPGTIHRMIAVTDVDVIEVSTPELDDVVRLEDVYGREGTSAA, via the coding sequence ATGCGTCGGGTCGACAAGCCGTGGGGACACGAGCTCATCTGGGCCGAAACTCCCCGCTACGTGGGCAAACTGCTGCACATTCTGGCAGGACATCGATTGTCTCGTCAGTACCACCGCGTCAAGGAAGAGACACTCCTGATTCAGTCTGGAGAGATGGATCTCGAGGTGGGACCGAGCGAAGCGATCGAGAAGCGCCGCATGGTCAAGGGCGACGTGTTTCACGTTCGGCCAGGAACCATTCACCGCATGATCGCCGTGACGGACGTCGACGTGATCGAAGTGTCGACGCCCGAGCTCGATGACGTCGTGCGTCTCGAAGACGTGTACGGTCGCGAAGGAACCAGCGCGGCTTGA
- a CDS encoding YkgJ family cysteine cluster protein encodes MARSNSTDRSSRAHPRQSDRDVEKKLFGELEAVYRDVDAVLHEDSCPATTECCRFGITGREPYVTSIEVALVERGIARRGGARALGRAPKPLQQETPVRNDKRRLDMVDEEPCPLLDANGRCSVYDARPFGCRTYYCERATRSSGLGQRDINEFVRRIKDIAARHTTGGDQGKPLRRALTSVRPR; translated from the coding sequence ATGGCCCGCTCCAACTCGACCGATCGTTCGTCCCGAGCACACCCTCGACAAAGTGACCGCGATGTAGAGAAGAAACTCTTCGGTGAGCTCGAAGCGGTCTATCGCGACGTCGACGCGGTGCTCCACGAAGACTCGTGCCCCGCGACCACCGAGTGCTGCCGGTTTGGAATTACGGGACGCGAGCCGTACGTAACCTCGATTGAAGTTGCGCTCGTCGAACGCGGCATCGCACGCCGCGGCGGCGCCCGTGCGCTTGGTCGCGCGCCGAAGCCGCTTCAGCAAGAAACGCCCGTTCGCAATGACAAACGTCGGCTCGACATGGTCGACGAAGAGCCGTGCCCGCTGCTCGATGCAAACGGCCGATGCTCCGTTTACGACGCACGACCGTTTGGCTGCCGCACGTACTACTGCGAGCGAGCGACGCGATCGAGTGGGCTCGGGCAACGCGACATCAACGAATTCGTACGAAGGATCAAAGACATCGCCGCACGCCACACGACGGGCGGTGATCAAGGCAAGCCGCTGCGTCGCGCGCTCACGTCCGTTCGACCGCGATGA
- a CDS encoding FHA domain-containing protein, translating to MNEQQALRVHNTDTNVEASHFTQTQKEVRSGIFAKGRRDGSGWGLVLAGFDGELRPVMLTDGAVVGTTSKDAPIDGKGIAGEHVRVNVRADGCYVEDLGAPQGTYVNGVRARRIGLSHGDVVRLGETLGIFVERDLSTYAGPSMRTGTLVHGPRQRKDWIDPILELVKNGSCVCIEGAPGTGKRTMAKLAAAVREGVGDIVTVDGSGEAKPVVPAGVRPMTWVVLHADRLPRPQQLEIAHAVGRTNGVAVIATVSQPLDRAVGDGKLAPWFASLFSGKRVTITPLEHRREDIPAIVRDIADRRGIALERITPELLDALVRAGWPGGIPQLEATLVAAADATEATSPIEPSAVVSTLARANRTKPSLPPAADPALARARLEDALARANGSVASAARSLGMSRQAIYREAERLGLDIARRKFSRS from the coding sequence ATGAACGAACAGCAGGCTTTGCGTGTCCACAACACCGACACCAACGTAGAGGCGTCGCACTTCACTCAAACCCAGAAGGAAGTACGATCCGGAATTTTCGCCAAGGGGCGACGAGACGGCAGCGGGTGGGGACTCGTTCTTGCCGGTTTCGACGGCGAGCTTCGGCCCGTCATGCTGACCGATGGCGCCGTCGTCGGAACGACGTCGAAAGATGCACCAATCGACGGCAAAGGAATCGCTGGCGAGCACGTGCGCGTGAACGTGCGTGCCGACGGTTGCTACGTCGAAGACCTTGGTGCGCCGCAAGGCACGTACGTCAACGGCGTTCGCGCCAGGCGCATCGGCCTCAGCCACGGCGATGTCGTCCGCCTCGGCGAAACCCTTGGTATTTTCGTCGAGCGCGATCTCAGCACGTACGCGGGTCCGAGCATGCGCACGGGCACGCTCGTACACGGCCCACGTCAACGCAAGGATTGGATCGATCCCATCCTCGAGCTCGTCAAGAACGGTTCCTGCGTCTGCATCGAAGGCGCTCCCGGCACGGGCAAACGCACGATGGCCAAGCTTGCAGCAGCCGTGCGTGAAGGCGTCGGTGACATCGTCACGGTCGATGGATCGGGCGAAGCCAAACCCGTCGTGCCCGCAGGGGTTCGTCCCATGACATGGGTCGTGCTCCACGCGGATCGCCTTCCACGTCCACAACAACTCGAGATCGCGCACGCGGTCGGACGAACCAACGGCGTCGCCGTGATCGCCACCGTAAGCCAACCGCTCGATCGCGCCGTCGGCGACGGCAAACTCGCACCATGGTTTGCCTCGCTGTTCTCGGGCAAACGCGTCACGATCACGCCGCTCGAGCACCGACGCGAGGACATTCCGGCCATCGTGCGAGACATCGCCGATCGTCGCGGCATCGCGCTCGAGCGCATCACGCCGGAATTGCTCGATGCGCTCGTGCGCGCAGGCTGGCCCGGCGGAATCCCTCAACTCGAAGCGACGCTCGTGGCCGCTGCCGATGCGACCGAAGCAACGTCGCCCATCGAGCCGTCGGCCGTCGTGTCGACGCTTGCTCGTGCCAATCGCACCAAGCCTTCGCTTCCGCCAGCCGCCGATCCGGCGCTCGCTCGCGCACGCCTCGAAGACGCACTCGCGCGTGCCAACGGGTCGGTCGCATCCGCCGCACGATCGCTCGGCATGTCGCGACAAGCCATCTATCGCGAAGCCGAACGCCTCGGCCTCGACATTGCCAGGCGCAAGTTCTCGCGCAGTTGA